Part of the Vicinamibacteria bacterium genome, GGCGACAGGGGCGAGCTCTCCATGACCGCGGGCGACCTGATGGAGAAACTGCCGGAGGCCTTTCGACGGCTGAGCTAGTTAGCTTGACCCGCACGAGTCACAGCCCCGAAGAAACGGTCGCCATTGCCGAGGAGCTGGCTACCGAAGCACCAGCTCGTTCGGTCTACTACCTCGAGGGAGACCTGGGTTCGGGAAAGACGACCTTCACCAAGGGCCTTGCCAAACATTATGGCATCGACCCGGCCGTCGTCTCGAGCCCGACGTTTGCATTGGTCAACCGCTACAGTGGTGCTACGCGTGACGTCTACCACATCGATCTCTACCGAATCGAGAACGCGAGAGAGCTGGTCGAGCTCGGGCTCGAAGAGCTGGAGGAAGAGGGCGCGGTGCTGGTGGTAGAGTGGCCGGAGAAGCTCGGACGGTTCGCCCGCCGCGAAGCCATCCGGGTTCATTTGGAAATGACGGGAGAGAACGAGCGTCGAATCACGATACGTCCCGGAGTAACGAGAT contains:
- the tsaE gene encoding tRNA (adenosine(37)-N6)-threonylcarbamoyltransferase complex ATPase subunit type 1 TsaE; this translates as MTRTSHSPEETVAIAEELATEAPARSVYYLEGDLGSGKTTFTKGLAKHYGIDPAVVSSPTFALVNRYSGATRDVYHIDLYRIENARELVELGLEELEEEGAVLVVEWPEKLGRFARREAIRVHLEMTGENERRITIRPGVTR